The DNA segment AAGCTGATCAGTTCTCGAGAAGACTTTTTCCAGATTGGTATGACAATTAATTCCAAAAACTCCTGAGCTCTTCCCATTTAGCCAGAGGATAGAGACAGCAGCGTTGTCGATCCTCATGCGCAACATCTCATTTAAATCCAGGTTCATGTAGTGCGTCAGGATTACCTTGATCACATCGGCATGACTGACCGCCATGATCCGTCCCTTACGGTGCTCCTTCCGCATCATTTCCACCCAACGCACCCCCCTCTGCCAGACATCCTTCATCCGCTCGCCACGAGGGGCCTGGGCCTTCGCCGGATTCGTATGATAGAGTTTGAAGGCGGGGTAACGACTCACCTCATCGAATGTCTTCCCCACCCAATCTCCATAATCGATTTCAACCAGCTCAGGAACCTCGACAACCCTGACACTCCTCCCCTTCGCCAAAATCCGCGCGGTCTGGATTGTCCGTTTCAGCGGGCTCGTGTAAACTGCCTTAATCTCAATAGAATCCAATGACTTCGCCGTCTCTTCCGCCTGCTTGATCCCCTCCCGATTCAGGGGGACAGGACGCCCCCCCATGATCCGGCGGTTCTTGTTCCAATCGGTCTCACCGTGTCTGATAAAGAGGATCTCGAGCATGTCGCCTTATATAGCGGAGATTTTTTCAGGATGCAACTTGAGGAACTCAATTTTTAGAGATCTGGGAAAAAAGTTGAATTCCTTCTTTATTTAAGCGACGTATCCAAAAATGGACAAGCCCTTCAAAGCAACACTTCCAAACGGCCTTCGAGTGATCCTCCTCCCAAAAAATGACGCGCCGGTCGTTTCGTGGAATCTCTGGGCCAATGTCGGCAGTGTGAATGAAACCCCTGAGACCGCCGGTATCTGTCACCTGATCGAACATATGCTCTTCAAGGGCACCTCACGGCGGCCGGTCGGACAGATTGCGAAGGAGGTCGAGGCATCGGGCGGTGAGATGAACGCCTACACCAGTTTCGATGAAACGGTCTTCTACATCAACATGTCGAGCAAGAAGCTCGATGTCGGGCTGGATATCCTGGCAGACGCCGCCGCGGATCCCACTTTTGATGCCACTGAGTTAACACGTGAAAAAGAGGTCGTCGTCGAAGAGATCTCGCGCGCTGAAGACAATCCCTCGCAGATGGTCAGCGAAGATCTTTTTAAAAAGGTCTTTGCCGTTCATCCTTACGGCAAGCCGATCGCCGGGGATCGCAACACCGTTCGGGAGGTCTCGCGCCAAACTGTGATCGATTTTTATCGACAATGGTATGTGGCCTCGAATCTCCTTCTGATCGGTGTGGGTGATTTCGCCATCGATCCGACAATCAAAAGAATCGAGGCACTTTTTAACAAAATTCCTGCTGGAACCGCTCCCCGTCAAGAGATCCCGATCGAACCTCCCCAGACCTCCCCCCGTCATGTCACACGAGAGATGGCGGTCGAGGGGTATTATCTCGATCTGGCCCTCCCCGCCCCCTCCCTGAAACATCCCGATGTCGCGGCGCTTGACCTCCTCGTTCAAATTTTAGGAGGCGGGGCCAGCTCCCGACTGGAACAAACGGTTAGGGAAAAGAAAAAACTGGTGAGTTCTATCTCTTCCTCAAATTTTATCTCCCGCTATCCCGGTGTGATTGCCATCGGGACCGTCCTGCAGGATGGAGAATTGAAAAAACCTCTTCAGGCGATCTGGGAGGAAATGGATCTCTTGCGTCACGAGAAGGTTTCCGCCGTCGAACTGACACGGGCTCGTGATAATATCCGAAGCACACGCATTTACGAAAAGCAGACTGCCGAACGTCTTGCCAGAAAGCTCGGTTTTTTTGAAGGTCTGGCGGAAGATCTGGAATTTGAAGAACAGTATTATCGAAAGATTTCAGAGACGACCGAAGGCGATCTTTTGGAACTCGCCCAACGCTATTTTGTTCCGGAAAAGCTGACGCTAGCCCTCTGTCATCCAAAGGGAAAATTAAAACTCTCGCCTCAGAGTCTTTTTTCTTCCCTTGGGAAACCAACATCAAGGAAACCGAAACCGACTTCGCCTTCCGTCTCTTCTTTCACCCTCTCTGAAGGAGTCCGTCTGCTGGTTCGGGAAAACAAGACACTTCCGATCCTCTCCATGCGAAGCCTTTCGTTAGGAGGTAGTCGTTGGGAGACAAAGAAGACCAACGGAATTTCCCATCTCGTTTCGATGCTTCTGACAAAAGGGACGACACACCGTACGGCACGTGAAATCGCCGAAGCAGGAGAGAATATCTGCGGAAATTTCGATGGCACCATGGGACGCAATCTGATCGGCCTCTCCGGAACCTTCC comes from the Deltaproteobacteria bacterium genome and includes:
- a CDS encoding histidine phosphatase family protein; this encodes MLEILFIRHGETDWNKNRRIMGGRPVPLNREGIKQAEETAKSLDSIEIKAVYTSPLKRTIQTARILAKGRSVRVVEVPELVEIDYGDWVGKTFDEVSRYPAFKLYHTNPAKAQAPRGERMKDVWQRGVRWVEMMRKEHRKGRIMAVSHADVIKVILTHYMNLDLNEMLRMRIDNAAVSILWLNGKSSGVFGINCHTNLEKVFSRTDQLYPLPNSTKK
- a CDS encoding insulinase family protein, with translation MDKPFKATLPNGLRVILLPKNDAPVVSWNLWANVGSVNETPETAGICHLIEHMLFKGTSRRPVGQIAKEVEASGGEMNAYTSFDETVFYINMSSKKLDVGLDILADAAADPTFDATELTREKEVVVEEISRAEDNPSQMVSEDLFKKVFAVHPYGKPIAGDRNTVREVSRQTVIDFYRQWYVASNLLLIGVGDFAIDPTIKRIEALFNKIPAGTAPRQEIPIEPPQTSPRHVTREMAVEGYYLDLALPAPSLKHPDVAALDLLVQILGGGASSRLEQTVREKKKLVSSISSSNFISRYPGVIAIGTVLQDGELKKPLQAIWEEMDLLRHEKVSAVELTRARDNIRSTRIYEKQTAERLARKLGFFEGLAEDLEFEEQYYRKISETTEGDLLELAQRYFVPEKLTLALCHPKGKLKLSPQSLFSSLGKPTSRKPKPTSPSVSSFTLSEGVRLLVRENKTLPILSMRSLSLGGSRWETKKTNGISHLVSMLLTKGTTHRTAREIAEAGENICGNFDGTMGRNLIGLSGTFLSEKETEGVELFFDLLFHPSFAEEEIKKEKETTYTMIRNQEDSLPNIAMRHFFESLYPQHPYGLQPLGTIDSVRKLKRQDLFRWYQQVLHPKNIVISISGDVDTNEIRERIEEKIRIGNDWKFSSRLNLPRLAKVSPPKKPKEVILRKKEKYQAHIVYGFLGTTLTHPDRYALDVMNAILAGQGGRLFLELRDKKGLAYSLSSSSTEGIEPGYFMVYMGCDPTKLEIALAGIKDELKKIATEKTPEEEISRAKKYLIGNYELELQKNSAVAAILASNEIYKIGWEELYRYPEQIEKVTANDILRVAQKYLRQDHSVLSVVRP